A part of Denitratisoma oestradiolicum genomic DNA contains:
- a CDS encoding AMP-binding protein, with the protein MAELNPMILSHLIALKAQELPDRDILTFEHLSLDGGKTPDEVRTYADLHRNGNRIAAYLAAKGIKKGDRFVISLRNHPEFVEAMVATSITGAVFVPVDPRTKGEKLAFMINNSESQGIVCADYNLAEVDAVRARCPQLKWVLALDSGENGSVSIKDFQGVDDIAQVLAREVAPVPMAELTLADPFQIIYTSGTTGDPKGIVGNVGRFGGTGMMGQLFGYQADERPYTGLSFTHNNAQATALCPALFGGYRAVFSRKFTKSKLWDVARKYGCTSFSVLGGMATAIYSEPARPNDADNPVRLVVSGGMPGAIWQAFEERFGVKIFEIYGASDGGGMAFKRPGEGPIGSFGKAMTGYEMKILDDEGNECPPDVVGEICCRPATGSPVSVEVEYHGNPEASKKKVRDGWNHSGDMGHSDAEGWLHFDYRKGGGIRHNGDFINPSFVEKVVAEHGDVDDVFVYGVPSSSGAPGERDVVAAVVPRDMDSFDSKAVFTHCRQGLEPNFVPSYLQVVSEIPKTASEKPQERFLLDLFAPDAPGVHREH; encoded by the coding sequence ATGGCCGAACTCAACCCGATGATCCTGTCCCACCTGATCGCCCTCAAGGCCCAAGAGCTGCCGGACCGGGACATCCTTACCTTCGAGCACCTGAGCCTGGACGGCGGCAAGACGCCGGACGAGGTGCGTACCTATGCCGACCTGCATCGGAACGGTAATCGCATTGCCGCCTACCTGGCGGCCAAGGGCATCAAGAAGGGGGATCGATTTGTGATCTCCCTGCGCAACCACCCCGAATTCGTCGAAGCCATGGTGGCGACCTCCATCACCGGCGCGGTGTTCGTGCCGGTGGACCCTCGCACCAAGGGGGAGAAGCTGGCCTTCATGATCAACAACTCCGAGAGCCAGGGTATCGTCTGCGCCGACTACAACCTGGCGGAAGTGGATGCGGTGCGGGCCCGGTGCCCCCAATTGAAGTGGGTGTTGGCCCTGGACTCCGGTGAGAACGGCAGTGTTTCGATCAAGGATTTTCAAGGGGTGGACGACATCGCCCAGGTGCTGGCCCGGGAGGTGGCGCCGGTGCCGATGGCGGAGCTGACCCTGGCCGATCCCTTCCAGATCATCTACACCTCCGGCACCACCGGCGACCCCAAGGGCATCGTCGGCAACGTGGGGCGTTTCGGCGGCACCGGCATGATGGGGCAGCTTTTCGGCTACCAGGCCGATGAGCGGCCCTACACCGGACTCTCCTTCACCCACAACAACGCCCAGGCCACCGCCCTGTGCCCGGCCCTGTTCGGCGGCTACCGGGCGGTGTTCAGCCGCAAGTTCACCAAGTCGAAATTGTGGGACGTGGCGCGGAAGTACGGCTGCACCAGTTTCTCCGTGCTGGGGGGCATGGCCACCGCCATCTACAGCGAGCCGGCCCGGCCCAATGATGCCGACAACCCGGTGCGGCTGGTGGTCAGCGGCGGCATGCCGGGGGCCATCTGGCAGGCTTTCGAGGAGCGCTTTGGCGTCAAGATCTTCGAAATCTACGGCGCCAGCGACGGTGGCGGCATGGCCTTCAAGCGTCCGGGGGAGGGACCCATTGGCTCCTTCGGCAAGGCCATGACCGGCTACGAGATGAAAATCCTCGACGACGAAGGCAACGAATGCCCACCCGACGTCGTCGGGGAGATCTGCTGTCGTCCGGCAACCGGCAGCCCCGTATCGGTGGAGGTGGAATACCACGGCAACCCCGAGGCGTCGAAAAAGAAGGTGCGCGATGGCTGGAACCACAGCGGCGACATGGGCCACAGCGACGCCGAGGGCTGGCTCCATTTCGACTACCGCAAGGGGGGCGGCATCCGCCACAACGGCGACTTCATCAATCCCAGCTTCGTCGAGAAGGTGGTGGCGGAGCATGGCGACGTGGATGACGTCTTCGTTTATGGCGTGCCGTCGTCGTCGGGTGCCCCCGGCGAGCGGGATGTGGTGGCGGCCGTCGTGCCGCGGGATATGGACAGTTTCGACTCCAAGGCGGTGTTCACCCATTGTCGCCAAGGCCTGGAGCCGAACTTCGTGCCCAGCTATCTCCAGGTTGTGAGCGAGATTCCCAAGACGGCTTCGGAAAAGCCGCAAGAGCGTTTCCTGCTCGACCTGTTTGCGCCAGATGCCCCGGGTGTCCATCGGGAACATTGA
- a CDS encoding thiolase family protein — protein MRVNAIVAGVGMTPFGKHLDKSIKWLGGQAVLDAIADAGIRPEEIEAAYVGNCAAGTVTGQESIRGQVVLSSVGLGKFPIINIENACGSGSTALNQACMMVSAGYYDVVLVVGFEKLYHENKAISYAAFNGAIDVEERDKFLAQMSAGQSEGSGTSRSMFADFYGVLAREFMASHGTSIEHFAMVSAKTSFHGSLNPRAQFRNVMTVEEVLAQPVIVDPLTRPMICPLADGGAAAIIVSERKARQLGIARPVRVVSSVVHSFFHHPDGAAENVTSLSIEEAYYEAGVGPQDLSLVELHDSSVVTEMITYEHLGLCKPEEIGACVERGDFRLGGRLPVNTSGGLLRKGHPVGASGVAQLCEVTWQLQGRAGQRQVEGARVGLCHNGGGNLGNDTAVMNITIAMC, from the coding sequence ATGAGAGTGAATGCAATCGTCGCCGGTGTGGGCATGACGCCCTTCGGCAAGCACCTGGACAAGAGCATCAAGTGGCTGGGTGGCCAGGCTGTTCTGGACGCCATCGCCGATGCCGGCATTCGTCCCGAGGAGATCGAGGCCGCCTATGTGGGCAACTGCGCCGCCGGCACCGTTACCGGCCAGGAGTCGATCCGGGGGCAAGTGGTGCTCAGTTCCGTGGGCCTGGGCAAGTTTCCCATCATCAACATCGAGAATGCCTGCGGCAGCGGCTCCACGGCCTTGAACCAGGCCTGCATGATGGTCTCGGCCGGTTACTACGATGTGGTTCTGGTGGTGGGCTTCGAGAAGCTCTACCACGAGAACAAGGCGATCAGCTATGCGGCCTTCAACGGCGCCATCGATGTGGAGGAGCGGGACAAGTTCCTGGCTCAGATGAGCGCCGGCCAGTCCGAGGGGTCCGGCACCAGCCGTTCCATGTTCGCCGACTTCTACGGTGTGCTGGCAAGGGAATTCATGGCCAGTCACGGTACCAGCATCGAGCATTTCGCCATGGTCTCGGCCAAGACCTCCTTCCATGGCAGCCTCAATCCCCGAGCCCAGTTCCGGAATGTCATGACGGTCGAGGAAGTGCTGGCCCAGCCGGTGATCGTCGATCCCCTGACCCGGCCGATGATCTGCCCCCTGGCCGACGGCGGCGCGGCGGCGATCATCGTCAGCGAGCGCAAGGCGCGCCAGTTGGGCATCGCCAGGCCGGTGCGGGTGGTGTCCTCGGTGGTCCACTCCTTCTTCCATCATCCCGACGGCGCGGCCGAGAACGTTACCAGCCTGTCCATCGAAGAGGCCTATTACGAGGCCGGTGTCGGTCCCCAGGATCTGAGCCTGGTGGAGCTGCACGATTCCTCCGTCGTCACCGAGATGATCACCTATGAGCACCTGGGGCTGTGCAAGCCCGAGGAGATCGGCGCTTGTGTCGAGCGGGGCGACTTCCGCCTCGGCGGCCGCCTGCCGGTGAACACTTCCGGCGGCCTGCTGCGCAAGGGCCATCCGGTCGGCGCTTCCGGTGTTGCCCAGTTGTGCGAAGTCACCTGGCAGTTGCAGGGCCGGGCCGGCCAGCGCCAGGTGGAGGGCGCCCGGGTGGGCCTGTGCCACAACGGCGGCGGCAACCTGGGCAACGACACGGCGGTGATGAACATCACCATCGCGATGTGCTGA
- a CDS encoding nitroreductase family protein: MELREAIGTRRSFRYLDPDRPVEIEKIQRMLEAARIASHFGNNNAAQALVVDRKTATQEQLESLPSPVGGFQIQNAPIIILWYVHGPALDQAPQRLRELVACGALGYGEGRFEELEKTLVPIFEKSGPNLRLPGLTDMDLGQAVAQATLMAIEQGLGVCCQGSANWKKVEKAFGFSDDQRIVVVQTVGYPVESKEAGGQRPRQPFEQLFQYNSLNKPFPRSQAVVDELTQDKLFQAPAKLPGREEEVESIRRKYNLPRCGMI; the protein is encoded by the coding sequence ATGGAACTGAGAGAAGCCATCGGCACCCGTCGTTCATTCCGCTACCTGGACCCCGATCGTCCGGTGGAGATCGAGAAGATCCAGCGCATGCTGGAGGCGGCGCGGATCGCCTCCCACTTCGGCAACAACAATGCGGCCCAGGCCTTGGTGGTGGATCGCAAGACGGCCACCCAGGAGCAGTTGGAGTCCCTGCCGTCGCCGGTGGGCGGCTTCCAGATCCAGAACGCGCCGATCATCATCCTCTGGTACGTCCATGGCCCCGCCCTGGATCAGGCGCCCCAGCGCCTGCGGGAGCTGGTGGCCTGTGGTGCCCTGGGCTACGGCGAGGGACGATTTGAGGAACTGGAGAAGACCCTGGTGCCCATCTTCGAGAAGTCCGGTCCCAACCTGCGTCTGCCGGGCCTGACGGACATGGATCTGGGCCAGGCCGTGGCCCAGGCGACCCTGATGGCCATCGAGCAGGGCCTGGGGGTCTGCTGCCAGGGCTCCGCCAACTGGAAGAAGGTGGAAAAGGCCTTCGGCTTCTCCGACGATCAGCGCATCGTCGTCGTGCAGACCGTGGGCTACCCGGTGGAATCCAAGGAAGCGGGCGGTCAGCGGCCCCGCCAGCCCTTCGAGCAGTTGTTCCAGTACAACTCCCTGAACAAGCCCTTCCCCCGTTCCCAGGCGGTGGTGGACGAGCTGACCCAGGACAAGCTCTTCCAGGCCCCGGCCAAGCTGCCCGGCCGCGAGGAAGAAGTGGAGTCGATTCGCCGGAAATATAACTTGCCCCGCTGCGGCATGATCTAA
- a CDS encoding acyl-CoA dehydrogenase family protein, whose protein sequence is MDIDLDLTLTDEMLAIRESCHRFAEEVMRPLAAKLDRMDPEAVIAKDSPLWEGLEKYKALGLVGMPECYGDDLSPAQRTLMHSIVCEELAWGDVGLFITYALYNMAPGIAKAYGRPDLVEFFRQRNEICCLALTEPNHGSDMVAFPDASFRDPKGRSDLRARRDGDDFILNGQKAAWVSTGTIAGSGIVFATYENSKQGRADGAVFLMPFDLPGVSRGKPLDKLGQRTLNQGEIFFDNVRVPRQFFLMDGPDVYPHVLGATLRDANIAMGQQFIGVARAAYEHALAYAKERVQGGVPIIQHQAVKLRLFNMFSKLTAARSHVRRIAMANAAKEGGVPFPYAATAKIVSTQTCLDIAHEAITLFGGYGLCREYPVEKLFRDARASLIEDGENTMLALMSVSHF, encoded by the coding sequence ATGGATATCGACCTGGACTTGACGCTCACCGATGAGATGCTGGCCATTCGGGAGAGCTGCCACCGTTTTGCCGAGGAAGTGATGCGGCCCCTGGCGGCCAAGCTGGACCGCATGGACCCGGAGGCGGTGATCGCCAAGGACTCGCCTCTCTGGGAGGGCCTGGAGAAATACAAGGCCCTGGGCCTGGTGGGGATGCCGGAATGCTACGGCGACGATCTCTCTCCCGCCCAGCGCACCCTGATGCACAGCATTGTCTGCGAGGAACTGGCCTGGGGCGATGTGGGATTGTTCATCACCTACGCCCTCTACAACATGGCGCCCGGCATCGCCAAGGCCTATGGCCGCCCCGATCTGGTGGAGTTCTTCCGCCAGCGCAACGAGATCTGCTGCCTGGCCCTGACCGAGCCCAACCACGGCAGCGACATGGTGGCCTTTCCGGATGCCTCCTTCCGCGATCCCAAGGGGCGCTCCGACCTGCGGGCGCGCCGGGACGGCGACGACTTCATCCTGAACGGGCAGAAGGCGGCCTGGGTGTCCACCGGCACTATCGCCGGTTCCGGCATCGTCTTCGCCACCTATGAGAACTCCAAGCAGGGCCGTGCCGACGGCGCCGTATTCCTGATGCCCTTCGACCTGCCCGGCGTCAGCCGGGGCAAACCCCTGGACAAGCTGGGCCAGCGCACCCTCAATCAAGGGGAAATCTTCTTCGACAACGTGCGGGTGCCGCGCCAGTTCTTCCTGATGGACGGACCGGACGTCTATCCCCATGTGCTGGGCGCGACGCTGCGCGATGCCAACATCGCCATGGGCCAGCAGTTCATCGGCGTCGCCCGGGCGGCCTACGAGCACGCCCTGGCCTATGCCAAGGAAAGGGTCCAGGGCGGCGTGCCCATCATCCAGCACCAGGCGGTGAAGCTGCGGCTGTTCAACATGTTCTCCAAGCTGACGGCGGCCCGTTCCCATGTGCGCCGCATCGCCATGGCCAATGCGGCGAAGGAGGGGGGGGTGCCCTTCCCCTATGCCGCCACGGCCAAGATTGTCTCCACCCAGACCTGCCTGGACATCGCCCACGAGGCCATCACCCTATTCGGCGGCTACGGCCTGTGCCGGGAGTATCCGGTGGAGAAGCTGTTCCGCGACGCCCGAGCCTCCCTGATCGAGGACGGCGAGAACACCATGCTGGCCCTGATGTCCGTCAGCCATTTCTAA
- a CDS encoding TetR/AcrR family transcriptional regulator encodes MSPNAPLRNATQTRLLAVAREIACRVGYEGLTMKEVADRAEVARVTAYHYFANKDHLLAEIAADLEAEVSAELARLRLRTQDPAARAARRLVVAMAYLLREPLLLNAVLTVAMGEQGQRIFLHQDDSSPVWRLLEAELRGLPEDTARSLGRLFGHLLHSSLLSVSSGAMSMKQAEDDLKLAACWLFAGVLVS; translated from the coding sequence ATGTCGCCAAACGCTCCACTCCGCAACGCCACCCAGACCCGCCTGCTTGCCGTGGCCCGGGAAATTGCCTGCCGTGTGGGCTACGAAGGCCTGACCATGAAGGAAGTGGCGGACCGTGCCGAGGTGGCCCGGGTCACCGCCTATCACTACTTCGCCAACAAGGACCATCTGCTGGCCGAGATTGCCGCCGACCTGGAAGCCGAGGTGTCGGCGGAGCTGGCGCGCCTGCGGCTGCGGACCCAGGATCCGGCGGCGCGGGCCGCCCGGCGCCTGGTGGTGGCCATGGCCTATCTGTTGCGTGAGCCCTTGCTGTTGAACGCCGTGTTGACGGTGGCCATGGGCGAGCAGGGGCAACGGATCTTCCTGCATCAGGACGACAGTAGCCCGGTATGGCGCCTCCTGGAGGCGGAACTGCGCGGCCTGCCGGAGGATACCGCCCGTAGCCTGGGCCGTCTCTTCGGCCACCTGCTCCATTCCAGCCTGCTGTCGGTGTCTTCCGGCGCCATGTCCATGAAGCAGGCGGAGGACGACTTGAAGCTGGCAGCGTGCTGGCTGTTCGCCGGAGTGCTTGTCAGCTAG
- a CDS encoding molybdopterin-dependent oxidoreductase, with the protein MDASTQNQSRRRFLWLAAAGGAVAAVGIPFFHYRLKAGASVRLGPRGTPKLNSWEDLYRQRWTWDKIAKGSHGWANCRSACAWDLYVKDGVVVREEQSATYDQSEPGVPDFNPRGCNKGACYTEVMYGPSRTSVPLKRVGPRGSGQWERISWDQAMAEIAEKCVDAAVKWGPETIYQDLGPNYDNGPTTAGRFKFQLMAGGMFADMWAEIGDLNLGALMSLGLAHVGGSSDEWFLSDFLVVWMMNPSVTQIPDAHFLYEARYQGSELVVIDPIYSATAIHADQWLPVTPGSDAALGLAVARHLFEKDAIDHAYVREQTDLPFLVRMDTGRMLREADIKEGGKDNLFYLWHPQQGGPVPAPGCEGAGGISTRLDFEPPIEGSWKIMLKDGQEVLLATIGSLLKESLELWTFERAAEVTTLSVEQIRAFADGWVRAKRPMVLSSWGSNRYMHSDLMNRSKILCLMLKGAIGRKGAGLQSTGFIDLEGFGNAMQVEKDGISGRLGVILNLMTPKELFDVAMDITMKRKTENQVAREGERRFETEVVCYSTVTAIDYRYQGIKEPLAKEEDHLLPRPLAAYHEESTRKGWEPDFPRTGAPKVFLTGGSNLLRRNNLPQYLMANMWDDMELIVDINPKFSFTGTQADYILPAAGWYEKVGIKYTMAYAPYLHYCDQAIQPLAESKDEFEIYWLLSRDIERIAKARKLPVLNGCHRPTDWKTLHQRYSCEGTLGPKDAERVLSDIIEQSSATKGMTLEQLKTVGAARYVATGMNVSPAYTYNPDWKGKGVLNTLTAFTEHKEPWPTLTGRISCFMDHPWFLELGEQLPTHKPSPKAGGDYPFQFVSCHARWSIHSTWRDTPMMLRLQRGEPQVWINPADAGKIGVKDYDYAEIHNDYGSVRMRIKFSTMVRPGVAYYYHAWEPHQFPNHQSFKWLIPGLINPLHMAGGTAQLHHGNSKYQAGTAVQDTRIGIRPWRGQSTGAKPVPARSA; encoded by the coding sequence ATGGATGCATCGACTCAAAACCAGTCCCGTCGTCGTTTTCTCTGGTTGGCGGCTGCCGGCGGTGCGGTTGCTGCGGTCGGAATCCCATTCTTTCACTATCGATTGAAGGCGGGGGCCAGTGTCCGGCTCGGTCCCAGGGGAACCCCGAAGCTCAATAGCTGGGAGGATTTGTATCGCCAGCGCTGGACCTGGGACAAGATCGCCAAGGGCTCCCACGGCTGGGCCAATTGCCGCTCGGCCTGCGCCTGGGATCTCTACGTCAAGGATGGCGTGGTGGTGCGGGAGGAACAGAGCGCCACTTACGACCAGTCCGAACCCGGCGTGCCGGACTTCAATCCCCGGGGGTGCAACAAGGGGGCCTGCTACACGGAAGTGATGTACGGTCCCTCCCGTACCAGCGTGCCCCTGAAGCGGGTGGGCCCGCGGGGCTCCGGACAGTGGGAACGGATCAGCTGGGACCAGGCCATGGCGGAGATCGCTGAAAAATGCGTGGACGCCGCCGTGAAGTGGGGGCCCGAGACGATCTACCAGGACCTGGGACCCAACTACGACAACGGGCCCACCACCGCCGGGCGTTTCAAGTTCCAGTTGATGGCCGGCGGCATGTTCGCCGACATGTGGGCCGAGATCGGCGACCTCAACCTGGGGGCGCTGATGTCACTGGGCCTGGCCCATGTGGGGGGCTCCTCGGACGAGTGGTTCCTCTCCGACTTCCTGGTGGTCTGGATGATGAACCCGTCCGTGACCCAGATCCCGGACGCCCATTTCCTCTACGAAGCCCGTTACCAGGGCAGCGAACTGGTGGTGATCGATCCGATCTACTCCGCCACCGCGATCCATGCCGACCAGTGGCTGCCGGTGACGCCGGGCAGCGATGCCGCGCTCGGCCTGGCGGTGGCCCGCCACCTGTTCGAAAAGGATGCCATCGACCACGCCTATGTGCGGGAACAGACCGATCTGCCCTTCCTGGTGCGGATGGACACCGGGCGCATGCTGCGGGAGGCGGACATCAAGGAGGGCGGCAAGGACAACCTGTTCTACCTCTGGCATCCGCAACAGGGCGGCCCAGTGCCCGCGCCGGGCTGCGAAGGGGCCGGCGGCATCAGTACCCGACTGGACTTCGAGCCGCCTATCGAGGGCAGCTGGAAAATCATGTTGAAGGACGGCCAGGAGGTGCTGCTGGCGACGATCGGCTCCCTGCTCAAGGAGAGCCTGGAGCTCTGGACCTTCGAACGGGCGGCGGAAGTCACCACCCTGAGCGTCGAGCAGATCCGTGCCTTCGCCGACGGCTGGGTCAGGGCCAAGCGGCCCATGGTGCTGTCGTCCTGGGGCTCCAACCGTTACATGCATTCGGACCTGATGAACCGCAGCAAGATTCTCTGCCTGATGCTCAAGGGCGCCATCGGCCGCAAGGGGGCGGGGCTCCAGAGCACCGGTTTCATCGATCTGGAGGGTTTCGGCAACGCGATGCAGGTGGAGAAGGATGGCATCAGCGGCCGGCTGGGAGTGATCCTGAACCTGATGACGCCGAAGGAGCTCTTCGACGTGGCCATGGACATCACCATGAAGCGCAAGACCGAGAACCAGGTGGCCCGGGAAGGGGAGCGGCGCTTCGAGACCGAGGTGGTCTGCTATAGCACCGTGACGGCCATCGACTACCGCTACCAGGGCATCAAGGAGCCTCTCGCCAAGGAAGAGGATCATCTGCTGCCCCGTCCCCTGGCGGCCTATCACGAGGAATCCACGCGCAAGGGCTGGGAGCCGGACTTCCCCCGCACGGGGGCGCCGAAGGTCTTTCTCACCGGCGGCTCCAACCTACTTCGGCGCAACAACCTGCCCCAGTACCTGATGGCCAATATGTGGGATGACATGGAGTTGATCGTGGATATCAATCCCAAGTTCTCCTTCACTGGCACCCAGGCCGACTACATTCTGCCGGCGGCGGGCTGGTACGAGAAGGTGGGCATCAAATACACCATGGCCTATGCGCCCTACCTCCACTACTGCGACCAGGCGATCCAGCCCCTGGCGGAATCCAAGGACGAATTCGAGATTTACTGGCTGCTCTCGCGGGACATCGAGCGCATCGCCAAGGCGCGCAAGCTGCCGGTCCTCAACGGCTGCCACCGGCCCACGGACTGGAAGACCCTGCACCAGCGCTATAGCTGCGAGGGGACCCTCGGACCCAAGGATGCGGAGCGGGTGTTGAGCGACATCATCGAGCAGAGCTCGGCGACCAAGGGCATGACCCTGGAGCAACTGAAAACCGTGGGGGCGGCCCGCTACGTGGCCACCGGCATGAATGTGTCGCCGGCCTACACCTACAACCCCGACTGGAAGGGCAAGGGCGTGCTGAACACTCTTACGGCCTTTACCGAGCACAAGGAGCCCTGGCCCACGCTCACCGGCCGGATCTCCTGCTTCATGGACCATCCCTGGTTCCTGGAACTGGGGGAACAGCTGCCCACCCACAAGCCCAGCCCCAAGGCGGGGGGCGACTATCCCTTCCAGTTCGTCAGTTGCCATGCCCGCTGGTCCATCCATTCCACCTGGCGCGACACGCCGATGATGCTGCGCCTGCAGCGGGGAGAGCCCCAGGTCTGGATCAACCCGGCGGATGCCGGAAAGATCGGCGTCAAGGATTACGACTACGCCGAGATCCACAACGACTACGGCTCGGTGCGGATGCGGATCAAGTTCTCCACCATGGTGCGGCCCGGCGTGGCCTATTACTACCATGCCTGGGAGCCCCACCAGTTCCCCAATCACCAGTCCTTCAAATGGCTGATCCCCGGCCTCATCAACCCCCTGCACATGGCCGGTGGCACCGCCCAGTTGCACCACGGCAACAGCAAGTACCAGGCGGGCACGGCGGTGCAGGACACCCGCATCGGCATCCGCCCCTGGCGGGGCCAGTCCACCGGCGCCAAACCGGTGCCGGCCCGGTCGGCATGA
- a CDS encoding crotonase/enoyl-CoA hydratase family protein, with protein sequence MFEALDISTPNCTIEKQGPIMVVTLNRPEAKNALSSAMLVGMYRAWRRLDEDPELYCAILTGKGDTFCAGMDLKSGPGGGDAGEIQTLMKSVPDLHWQALLRHNQPKKPVILAVEGYALAGGTEILQGTDLRVAAEDAVFGITECKRGLFPLGGSTIRLRRQIPYALAAEMLLLGRHVSAQEALQWGLINRVVPKGQALAAALKIAEELCENAPLSVQAILKSLREHQQDLPEAEALRKEEALGWPIFSTQDAKEGMLAFKEKRPPKYIGK encoded by the coding sequence GTGTTCGAGGCACTCGACATCAGCACCCCCAACTGCACCATCGAGAAGCAAGGCCCCATCATGGTGGTCACCCTCAACCGGCCCGAGGCCAAGAATGCTCTCTCCAGCGCCATGCTCGTCGGCATGTACCGGGCCTGGCGGCGGCTGGACGAGGATCCCGAGCTCTATTGCGCCATCCTCACCGGCAAGGGCGACACCTTCTGCGCCGGCATGGATCTGAAGTCCGGCCCCGGCGGCGGCGACGCCGGCGAGATCCAGACGCTGATGAAGTCAGTCCCCGACCTGCACTGGCAGGCCCTGCTGCGCCACAACCAGCCGAAGAAACCGGTAATCCTGGCTGTCGAAGGTTATGCCCTGGCCGGCGGCACCGAGATTCTCCAGGGCACCGACCTCCGGGTGGCGGCGGAGGATGCGGTGTTCGGCATCACCGAGTGCAAGCGGGGCCTGTTCCCCCTGGGGGGCTCCACCATCCGCCTGCGCCGTCAGATCCCCTATGCCTTGGCCGCGGAAATGCTGCTGTTGGGCCGCCATGTCAGCGCCCAGGAGGCCCTGCAATGGGGGTTGATCAACCGCGTCGTGCCCAAGGGCCAGGCCCTGGCGGCGGCGCTGAAGATCGCCGAGGAACTCTGCGAGAACGCCCCGCTGTCGGTCCAGGCGATCCTCAAGTCCTTGCGCGAACACCAGCAGGACCTGCCCGAAGCCGAGGCGCTGCGGAAAGAGGAAGCCCTGGGATGGCCGATCTTCTCCACCCAGGACGCGAAGGAAGGCATGCTGGCCTTCAAGGAAAAGCGCCCGCCGAAATACATCGGCAAATAA
- a CDS encoding nitroreductase family deazaflavin-dependent oxidoreductase translates to MIRYDYVKTRREDLKPYPENAKGLTRLFIKTFTRINVWVYRLSKGRWMNTFPGGFPICLVTTTGAKSGKPRSIALIHLPLGDKKLMVASQGGADTHPTWYYNVKAHPEVEIHFGAERRRYRTRQVSDDEKRELWPHLLSLYPAFDEYQARTDRNIPVFVCEPVG, encoded by the coding sequence ATGATCCGCTACGACTACGTCAAGACCCGCCGCGAAGACCTGAAGCCCTATCCGGAAAACGCCAAGGGCCTGACCCGGCTGTTCATCAAGACCTTCACCCGCATCAATGTCTGGGTCTATCGCCTCAGCAAAGGCCGCTGGATGAATACCTTCCCAGGCGGCTTTCCGATCTGCCTGGTCACCACCACCGGCGCCAAGTCAGGCAAGCCGCGCAGCATCGCCCTGATCCACCTGCCCCTGGGCGACAAGAAACTGATGGTGGCCTCCCAGGGCGGCGCCGACACCCACCCCACCTGGTACTACAACGTCAAGGCCCATCCGGAAGTGGAGATCCATTTCGGCGCCGAGCGCCGCCGCTACCGCACACGCCAGGTCAGCGACGACGAGAAGCGCGAGCTCTGGCCCCACCTGCTGTCCCTCTACCCCGCCTTCGACGAATACCAGGCCCGCACCGACCGCAACATCCCGGTGTTTGTTTGCGAGCCGGTTGGCTGA